A genomic region of Corticium candelabrum chromosome 22, ooCorCand1.1, whole genome shotgun sequence contains the following coding sequences:
- the LOC134197061 gene encoding EF-hand calcium-binding domain-containing protein 6-like: MTVLVTVLSLGIQVTSVLKKQPYGEVGDQTKENLQDTMENGSINRSRQHANCLCCVGRYSGHVQKPVRLLTGHFWRAGLLSSVVRVILAFQSFDYDHNGFVSRQEFKRVVESFCLQVSDDQLDELISKIDLNKDGQLSYLEFLRHFGISESGQGHAWLKSNHRFNKTRSPRPLPVEQVEKELREKISDQWGTMARAFRMFDMNGDGVISKAELRKVLESFCFQMSDSQFDQLWSKYDENRDGQLQYMEFVKRLGVEVQHTDKGHSMAIQEQSEAEGKRHRLQQQQKFQQLKQHHLHAMTSLPAEHLEQLFRHKMKDNYDNMRKAFNAIDGNNDGIVTWDELRAIVDSFAMPLSENAFIELMKRFGVQPRDSLPYDVFLQKIEGTDPGQVLPIKPSHRYHPVIESTQHMAADDIMALLQSRVSGSHDSIHKAFLKFDDDKDGFISHSELRKVIETFTFNLTENQFREVLSRLDPRNKGLISFREFIGHFGNAEDPFGHKWLVSTHRFNKALSPRSMSFSEVEHLIRMKIMDQWKTMAAAFRELDTNSDGCISQSELKSLLHRFGMAITDEQFQQFWARCDENSDGTLDFHEFFRQLGIDISGGDVGGHSTKIADQSEASDVKRKAEHDARLHRVKERAQDATGRLRADQVLHKLKDVMTQRSSDMNKTFRHYDTDNNGLLSQMEFRKALEGLGFFMTDTQFNLLLDSIGFYGPNLRYSEFLETFTHTPQGSQRQRSRQVAAAVNIPPLSASNVPDVSRRLRERVVHDYKTLRQAFLAFDHDKNGVVSMWELKRILDNFCFVLDKSELQELMNTLDLNKDGKIDYREFLIAFGADKGAIHEMEAMSQQIDAAVKQTPTMKQSVAAEESKRVSAERGGSEESVQVHSLSGGKSPRSQARGNVSPKQTSSAASKGNMSKDKFNKVKHLKSSGISSKTGTAFVDIGVTPPCSAPSKKERAILQSSVCPLVPGPGSPVLDALLSKYKDSMHKNWKNVRREFRAMDPSATDMVSSTGFRNVLQHHGLKFSEDEFFYLVSYFDDNLTKKINYNEFIRIMLSS; encoded by the exons ATGACAGTTCTAGTGACAGTTCTCAGTCTGGGGATTCAAGTCACTAGCGTTCTCAAGAAACAACCTTATGGAGAAGTGGGAGATCAAACAAAGGAAAACCTCCAAGACACTATGGAGAATGGGTCGATAAATAGATCGAGACAGCATGCaaactgtttgtgttgtgtgggGAG GTATTCGGGACACGTGCAGAAGCCGGTGAGGCTTTTGACTGGGCACTTTTGGAGAGCCGGTCTTTTGAGTAGTGTTGTACGTGTTATACTA gCATTTCAGTCATTTGATTACGATCACAATGGATTTGTATCAAGACAAGAGTTTAAGCGTGTTGTAGAGAGTTTTTGCTTACAAGTCAGTGATGACCAGCTTGATGAGCTGATATCTAAG ATTGATTTGAACAAAGATGGACAACTATCATATCTCGAGTTTCTGAGGCACTTTGGAATTTCGGAAAGTGGTCAAGGCCATGCATGGCTGAAATCAAATCATCG ATTTAATAAAACACGATCACCTCGTCCTTTGCCAGTGGAACAGGTAGAGAAAGAACTACGAGAAAAG ATCAGTGATCAGTGGGGAACTATGGCACGGGCATTTAGAATGTTTGATATGAATGGAGATGGTGTGATATCAAAGGCAGAACTACGAAAAGTGCTGGAGAGTTTTTGCTTCCAAATGAGTGACAGTCAATTTGATCAGCTGTGGAGTAAATATGACGAGAACAGGGATGGACAATTGCAATATATGGAGTTTGTGAAGAGACTTGGTGTGGAGGTTCAACACACAGATAAAGGTCACAGTATGGCAATTCAAGAAC AAAGTGAGGCAGAGGGAAAACGTCATCGattgcagcagcaacaaaagtTTCAACAGTTGAAGCAACATCATTTGCATGCAATGACGTCTTTACCAGCAGAACATCTAGAACAACTTTTTAGACATAAG ATGAAAGACAATTATGACAACATGCGTAAAGCCTTTAATGCAATCGACGGTAACAATGATGGAATTGTTACCTGGGATGAATTAAGAGCAATTGTTGACAGTTTTGCTATGCCTTTGTCTGAGAATGCTTTCATTGAACTGATGAAGAG ATTTGGCGTTCAACCTAGGGACAGCTTGCCATATGACGTCTTTCTTCAAAAAATTGAAGGCACTGATCCTGGCCAAGTATTACCAATCAAGCCATCACACAG ATACCATCCGGTGATTGAGTCAACACAGCATATGGCAGCTGATGATATCATGGCTTTGCTGCAGTCAAGAGTAAGTGGAAGCCATGACTCAATTCACAAAGCCTTTCTCAAATTTGATGAT GACAAGGATGGATTTATATCGCATTCTGAACTACGCAAAGTCATTGAAACATTTACATTTAATTTAACTGAAAATCAGTTTCGTGAAGTATTGTCACGTCTTGATCCCAGAAACAAAGGACTTATTTCATTCAGAGAATTTATTGGACACTTTGGAAATGCAGAAGACCCA TTTGGTCATAAGTGGCTTGTTTCAACTCATCGATTTAATAAGGCACTTTCTCCTCGAAGCATGTCTTTTTCAGAG GTTGAACATCTTATTCGAATGAAAATAATGGATCAGTGGAAAACTATGGCTGCTGCTTTTCGTGAGCTGGACACAAACTCTGATGGTTGTATCAGCCAAAGTGAGCTGAAGAGTCTACTGCATCGATTTGGTATGGCAATCACAGATGAACAATTTCAACA ATTTTGGGCAAGGTGTGATGAAAATTCTGATGGTACACTTGATTTTCATGAATTTTTTCGACAGTTG GGCATTGATATTAGTGGTGGTGATGTGGGAGGGCACAGCACTAAAATCGCTGATCAGAGTGAGGCATCTGATGTCAAGAGAAAAGCAGAGCATGATGCTCG GTTGCATAGAGTAAAAGAAAGAGCTCAAGATGCAACTGGAAGACTTAGAGCTGACCAAGTGTTACATAAGCTCAag GATGTCATGACTCAAAGGTCTAGTGACATGAATAAGACATTTCGACATTATGACACTGACAATAATGGACTTCTGTCACAGATGGAATTCAGGAAG GCTTTGGAGGGTTTGGGATTCTTTATGACAGACACCCAGTTTAATCTGCTATTGGACAG TATTGGGTTTTATGGTCCAAACCTAAGATATAGTGAATTTCTGGAGACCTTTACTCACACACCGCAAGGTAGTCAAAGGCAACGATCAAG ACAAGTAGCTGCTGCTGTCAATATACCACCACTATCTGCATCAAATGTTCCTGACGTTTCAAGAAGACTAAGGGAAAGGGTTGTTCATGATTACAAAACTCTTCGTCAG GCATTTCTTGCATTTGACCATGACAAGAATGGTGTAGTCTCAATGTGGGAACTGAAGCGAATATTGgacaatttttgttttgtgctggATAAATCAGAGCTTCAA GAGCTAATGAACACCCTTGATCTTAACAAAGATGGCAAGATTGACTACAGAGAATTCCTAATAGCATTTGGTGCCGACAAAGGAGCT ATTCATGAAATGGAAGCTATGTCTCAACAAATTGATGCAGCTGTAAAGCAGACACCAACAATGAAACAATCTGTTGCTGCTGAGGAATCAAAAAGAGTCAGTGCTGAAAGAGGTGGTTCTGAAGAGAGTGTCCAGGTACATTCATTATCTGGAGGGAAGAGTCCAAGGTCCCAAGCAAGAGGAAATGTATCACCAAAACAG ACTTCATCTGCAGCATCAAAGGGCAATATGAGCAAGGACAAATTCAACAAAGTCAAGCATCTGAAATCCAGTGGCATTTCA TCGAAAACAGGTACTGCCTTTGTTGACATTGGTGTCACACCACCTTGTAGCGCACCATCAAAAAAGGAACGAGCTATATTGCAATCTTCAGTTTGTCCA CTTGTGCCTGGACCTGGAAGCCCAGTGCTGGATGCCCTGTTGAGTAAATACAAGGACAGCATGCACAAAAATTGGAAAAATGTTCGAAGAGAATTCAGG GCAATGGATCCCTCAGCCACTGACATGGTTTCAAGCACTGGTTTCCGAAATGTACTCCAACACCATGGCCTGAAATTTTCGGAAGATGAATTCTTCTATCTAGTCTCCTACTTTGATGATAATCTGACAAAGAAGATCAactacaatgagttcattcgGATCATGCTGTCATCCTAA
- the LOC134197062 gene encoding uncharacterized protein K02A2.6-like: MIKFSERRVTGKQVLPQLIITIPNVMNLTFSQPFIDFICEEMCKMDNVYMKGSKIRVEVNIAGKPLHFRIDTGADVSLVKEQSWNCFGQPKLATATEQLRNASGAIMSFMGTFKHCVHFRNTETFIQFFVKKDGGKNLLGMDWLKKIGLAQACNTYLSNLGNQISQGICHMEFPYQSADYINLTCESPAECIPKKIPFQKLPIHLREKIEAEMDRLVKGGVIEPINTAICAFPTVNVIKPYGKVRICGDFKPLNKVLVGGQHPIAHPNELFSTLAGGEKFIKLDLLDAYNQLPLDEENQQYLVMNTYKGLFKYRHLPFGVGSAFAIFQRAMDRGLADVKGVACCFGDVLVTSSNDEDHLRNLSIVFKNFSNVFCVLTRKNSSFSVVSTVLRAYN, from the exons ATGATAAAATTTTCAGAAAGAAGAGTTACAGGCAAGCAAGTGTTGCCGCAGTTGATCATTACGATTCCGAACGTGATGAATCTGACTTTTTCTCAACCTTTCATTGATTTTATTTGTGAAGAGATGTGTAAAATGGATAATGTGTATATGAAAGGCAGTAAGATCCGTGTAGAGGTAAATATTGCTGGTAAACCTCTTCATTTTCGTATTGATACCGGAGCAGACGTGTCTCTTGTGAAGGAGCAGTCATGGAATTGTTTTGGACAGCCAAAGTTAGCTACTGCAACGGAACAGCTTAGAAACGCTTCTGGTGCAATCATGTCTTTCATGGGTACATTCAAACATTGTGTTCACTTTCGTAATACAGAAACCTTTATCCAATTCTTCGTCAAGAAAGACGGAGGTAAAAATCTCCTAGGCATGGACTGGCTAAAGAAGATTGGTCTCGCTCAAGCGTGTAATACCTATCTTTCTAATTTGGGAAACCAGATCTCACAAGGAATTTGCCACATGGAGTTTCCATACCAATCAGCTGACTACATTAATCTCACA TGTGAAAGTCCAGCTGAATGCATCCCTAAAAAAATTCCATTCCAAAAACTGCCAATACACCTCAGAGAGAAGATAGAAGCAGAGATGGACAGATTGGTCAAGGGAGGAGTAATAGAGCCTATCAATACTGCTATTTGTGCTTTTCCAACAGTCAATGTAATCAAACCTTATGGGAAAGTAAGAATATGTGGCGATTTTAAACCACTTAACAAAGTTCTAGTTGGTGGTCAACACCCTATTGCGCATCCGAATGAGCTGTTCAGTACTCTAGCTGGAGGAGAGAAATTCATAAAACTAGATCTTTTGGATGCATATAATCAACTGCCCTTGGATGAAGAGAATCAACAGTACCTGGTGATGAATACTTACAAGGGTCTTTTCAAGTATCGTCATTTACCTTTCGGAGTCGGTTCTGCCTTTGCAATTTTTCAAAGGGCAATGGACAGGGGTCTGGCAGATGTTAAGGGAGTAGCATGTTGTTTCGGTGATGTTCTTGTTACCAGTTCAAATGACGAAGACCATCTAAGAAACTTGTCTAtcgttttcaaaaatttcaGCAACGTGTTTTGTGTCTTAACAAGGAAAAATTCAAGTTTCTCGGTCGTCAGTACAGTACTTAGGGCATATAATTGA
- the LOC134197207 gene encoding alpha-sarcoglycan-like, which yields MGSIFRFFAFVLVFAGFLQTSDTLRATSYRAFWHVLDATEFGLTTQGAVEYSAVIFHDWLKLVQEPSKPGILFGTPGDSDVGDAEIKVNAYHQDTFKSVSWTLNITVYASEPPGYEATFDVRNFTLREFVTSSQNYPDILMKELQAIWTKRDFMTPNVTITKLKLYDRVPLPPEREGLFVSASPLPDQLADMSLCKMDPACPEIPCGYRQLNFDINWCKFSLLKSASSNVPPPTRHQSRYVPVAQLLEDDMNKSAVFYWIIVLVCCVCFVLLLFLGCAMCCCRHSGTSRVSDDTKAVRKATVILRKMGPHPVVTMDDWDDLILVNTNADGRMQRALSSDVEDKKAMQDSDSDDSVDKPDDIAESPSYKAIDSSGDDLTLKKKVPEYRYPPSYLTPANESPPSQYVESSRQPPSYITPPTGYSLTTQARGADSSARLESSRDPPHYKTPPHYKGSHSSLRSGGTDEDLGPAPKYQTPPQH from the exons ATGGGTTCGATTTTCCGTTTCTTTG CTTTTGTCTTGGTGTTTGCTGGATTTCTGCAGACATCTGACACATTGAGGGCGACGTCGTATCGCGCTTTCTGGCACGTTTTGGATGCCACCGAGTTTGGTTTGACCACTCAAG GAGCTGTTGAATATTCAGCTGTTATTTTTCATGATTGGCTCAAACTGGTACAAGAGCCCTCAAAGCCAGGGATTTTGTTTGGCACTCCTGGTGACTCAGATGTTGGAGATGCTGAAATAAAG gtTAATGCTTATCATCAGGACACATTTAAGTCTGTGTCATGGACACTGAACATTACTGTTTATGCATCTG AGCCTCCTGGTTATGAAGCCACATTTGATGTGCGGAACTTTACTTTGAGAGAGTTTGTCACTAGCTCACAAAATTATCCAGATATTCTAATGAAAGAGTTGCAGGCAATTTGGACAAAACGAGACTTCATGACTCCAAATGTTACAATAACGAAACTGAAATTATATGATCGAGTTCCACTTCCACCTGAACGTGAAGG ACTGTTTGTCAGTGCATCACCATTACCAGATCAACTGGCTGATATGTCATTATGCAAAATGGATCCAGCTTGTCCTGAAATTCCTTGTGGTTACAGACAACTGAACTTTGACATCAACTGGTGCAAGTTTAGTTTG CTCAAAAGCGCTTCCTCTAATGTTCCTCCTCCCACTCGCCATCAGAGTAGATATGTTCCTGTTGCACAACTTTTGGAAGATGATATGAACAAATCTGCAGTGTTTTACTGGATTATCGTtctggtgtgttgtgtttgttttgttctgCTATTGTTCCTTGGTTGCGCTATGTGCTGCTGCAGACACTCTGGAACCAGCAGAGTTTCTGACGA CACAAAGGCTGTTCGGAAAGCAACTGTTATTCTGCGAAAAATGGGTCCTCATCCAGTAGTAACAATGGATGATTGGGATGACCTAATCTTGGTTAACACTAATGCAG ATGGAAGAATGCAGCGTGCTCTGTCTTCAGATGTGGAAGACAAGAAGGCAATGCAGGATAGTGACAGTGATGATTCTGTGGATAAACCAGATGACATTGCCGAGTCACCATCATACAAAGCTAT TGACTCTAGTGGCGATGACTTGACACTGAAAAAGAAAGTTCCTGAGTATCGTTATCCTCCATCCTACCTTACACCAGCTAATGAGAGTCCACCAAGCCAATATGTTGAGTCTAGTCGACAACCTCCTAGCTATATTACTCCTCCAACAGGCTATTCTCTTACTACACAAGCAAGAGGAGCAGACTCTTCAGCAAGGTTAGAGTCATCACGGGATCCACCACACTACAAAACTCCCCCTCATTACAAAGGCAGCCATTCTTCTCTGAGGAGTGGAGGGACAGACGAAGACCTCGGTCCAGCACCAAAATATCAGACACCTCCACAACACTAG